One Dysidea avara chromosome 7, odDysAvar1.4, whole genome shotgun sequence genomic region harbors:
- the LOC136262092 gene encoding uncharacterized protein has translation MPGCSYHYIASCRTEKFENHYHQSTCTYIRILRSRGTRRMDKVRRQRLEGAYGQAMAALRDARTGSIAVEQRHNFGGKRRSGAAALRQAKQPKLSTWTHKYYCLAETDEDRVPSSSLRKNELVLAGLGERSVTISDVKCTPQEFQEALLTEFPKLRQGGGFELLKCAASTRQLELIPFKISNSPRLLKSWIGTARIYIRPIQLNLDLTPTEEVEEEVQSIRQKCLQCQELIPIAELREHLEVCRPSRESEESSENGDSYRDPWSPPPGPINLDSDTESEHEDLEVLGQDSVVGAVSDDSAMAVAQPVDVSPDQDQDPQLTGDNAHPLLSVIGQLTQMMSDEDFTLRIRRSSVLEDALLSVRRRTFSPYKKLTVQFMGEPAIDQGGPKREFWRLLGYEIKARMCTGDSDRLSIDHDITGLQERKFHSIGMLMAMSIYQGGSGFPFFGRATFDYICSQDVERLTARVEEIPDPDTRQLVEEMTPCSDLDALKRLVRDKIKLILGAGYTRELQNITIADKEHIIRALFLHSTIYRSMAELDQLKAGLNELGICDRMKSNPSDFLDFFTRKEQKLPADLIQALFDPVLFSEGTDEADETRTYMMFTQLLTEAEEARGEDDVTLEDILIFFSCCDNLPPTGLPEKPTLKFNKDQKYPTASTCLIQLVLPTRHRDYVTFKSHLKVGFKEHGGFGLR, from the exons TAAGACGGCAGAGACTGGAGGGTGCTTATGGCCAGGCTATGGCTGCACTGAGAGACGCAAGAACTGGATCGATCGCTGTGGAGCAACGACATAATTTTGGAGGAAAACGACGTAGTGGTGCTGCTGCTTTGAGGCAGGCTAAACAGCCAAAGCTCAGCACCTGGACACACAAATATTATTGTCTCGCTGAGACTGATGAGGACAGGGTGCCATCAAGTAGCTTAAGAAAGAATGAGCTGGTCCTTGCTGGCCTTGGCGAGAGAAGCGTGACAATATCTGATGTGAAGTGTACACCACAGGAGTTTCAGGAGGCACTGCTAACTGAATTTCCTAAACTTCGACAGGGCGGAGGGTTCGAACTGCTGAAGTGTGCAGCAAGCACCCGGCAGTTAGAGCTCATACCATTCAAAATCAGCAATTCGCCGAGGCTTCTGAAATCTTGGATAGGGACTGCCAGGATATACATCAGGCCTATCCAACTCAATTTGGACCTAACTCCTACGGAGGAAGTCGAAGAAGAG GTGCAGAGTATACGACAGAAGTGTCTCCAGTGCCAGGAGCTGATACCAATAGCAGAGCTGCGTGAGCATCTGGAGGTATGCAGGCCCAG TAGGGAGTCAGAGGAGTCATCAGAGAATGGCGACAGCTACCGTGATCCATGGTCACCACCACCTGGTCCAATAAATTTGGACTCAGATACTGAG AGTGAACATGAAGATTTAGAAGTGCTCGGGCAGGACTCAGTGGTGGGTGCAGTATCAGATGATTCTGCAATGGCAGTTGCTCAGCCTGTGGATGTATCCCCTGACCAAGACCAAGACCCTCAATT GACTGGAGATAATGCCCATCCACTGCTGTCAGTAATAGGGCAGCTAACACAAATGATGAGCGATGAGGACTTCACACTCAGAATCAGAAGGTCCAGTGTGCTGGAGGATGCACTACTGAGTGTCAGAAGAAGGACTTTTAGTCCATACAAAAAGTTGACT GTACAGTTTATGGGAGAACCTGCCATTGACCAGGGAGGACCAAAACGAGAATTTTGGCGTCTCCTAGGCTATGAAATAAAAGCCAGAATGTGTACTGGTGACAGTGATCGTCTGTCCATCGATCATGACATAACTGGTCTGCAG gaGAGGAAATTTCACAGCATCGGCATGCTAATGGCTATGTCCATTTACCAAGGGGGAAGTGGCTTTCCCTTTTTTGGAAGAGCTACGTTTGACTACATCTGTAGCCAAGATGTTGAAAGGCTGACTGCTAGAGTCGAGGAGATCCCTGACCCGGATACCAGACAGCTTGTAGAAGAA ATGACACCCTGCAGTGACCTTGACGCATTAAAGCGATTAGTTAGAGATAAAATTAAGTTGATCTTGGGAGCAGGCTACACCAGGGAATTGCAGAACATAACAATTGCTGACAAGGAGCACATTATAAGGGCTCTTTTCCTCCACAGCACAATATATCGCTCCATGGCCGAACTAGATCAGCTTAAGGCTGGTCTAAATGAATTGGGCATATGTGATCGGATGAAGAGCAATCCAAGTGATTTTTTAGACTTTTTTACAAGAAAGGAGCAAAAGCTACCTGCAG ATTTGATCCAAGCTCTTTTCGATCCTGTGTTGTTTAGTGAAGGGACAGATGAGGCCGATGAAACAAGAACATATATGATGTTTACACAGCTCCTAACAGAGGCAGAAG AGGCCAGGGGTGAAGATGATGTCACTCTGGAGGACATTTTGATATTTTTCAGTTGTTGCGACAATCTCCCACCAACCGGTTTGCCCGAGAAACCAACATTAAAGTTCAATAAAGACCAGAAATACCCGACCGCTTCAACATGCCTAATACAATTGGTGCTCCCGACAAGACACCGGGACTATGTGACATTTAAAAGCCACCTCAAGGTTGGATTCAAGGAGCACGGAGGATTTGGACTAAGATAA